The Hyphomicrobium sp. 99 genome contains the following window.
GCGGAACGTGGCCGCTTCGCGCGCCCACTGTCCGCCTCTTGAACGTTCGATCCCTCGCGCCCTTGGGCGTCGGCGGTCACGGCAGCTGGCTCGGATCCATGCCGGGCATCATGTTCGCATTCATGTGATACATGACCCACAGCGAGCCGGAGAGCGTGATCACCACCATGACGATGGTGAAGATCAGCGCCATCATCGTCCAGCCGCCTTCAGAGCTCGGCGTCATGTGCAGGAAGTAGATCATGTGCACGACGATCTGTATCGCGGCCAGAACCAGGATCGCGATGGTCGTCAGATCGTTGCTGCCGAGCTTGCCCGTCATGACGAGCCAGAATGGAATGGCCGTCAGCACGACCGAAAGGCCAAAGCCAATCAGATAGCCGCGAAGGGTCGACTCGGGATGCCCGCTGTCGTGACCGTGCGCGTCGTGGCCACCGTGCCCGTGATCGCTGTGCGTACCCGTGCTCATCGGAGCACTCCCATCAAATAGACGAATGTGAAAACGCCGATCCAGACGACGTCGAGGAAGTGCCAGAACATGCTGAGGCACAGAAGGCGGCGCTGGTTGGCTTCGATCAGGCCGAACTTCCACACCTGAACGATCAGCGTGATCATCCAGATGATGCCGAAAGTGACGTGAAGGCCGTGCGTTCCGACAAGCGTGAAGAACGACGACAGGAACGCACTACGCTGAGGCGTCGCGCCCTCGTGGATCATATGCGCGAACTCGTAGAGCTCGATGCCGAGAAACGCGGCGCCGAAGAGGCCCGTCACCACGAGCCAGACCAGCATCCCGTTCACGTTCTTCTTCTGCATCTCGAGCACCGCGAAACCGTAGGTGATCGACGACAGGAGAAGCATCGACGTGTTCACCGCAACGAGCGGCAAATCGAAAAGCTCCTTCGGCGAAGGCCCGGCAGCATAGTTGCCGCCGAGAACGCCGAAAGTCGCGAAGAGCACTGCGAAGACGAGACAGTCGCTCATCAGGTAGAGCCAAAAGCCGAGCATGGTGCTCGCGCCTTCGGGATGGTCGTGCTCATCGGCGACGTAGAAGACGGGTGTCTCTTTCGCCTTGGTGAGACTTGCGCTCGCTGTTGTTGTCGTCGTCATCGGTTATGCCCGTGCGG
Protein-coding sequences here:
- the cyoC gene encoding cytochrome o ubiquinol oxidase subunit III → MTTTTTASASLTKAKETPVFYVADEHDHPEGASTMLGFWLYLMSDCLVFAVLFATFGVLGGNYAAGPSPKELFDLPLVAVNTSMLLLSSITYGFAVLEMQKKNVNGMLVWLVVTGLFGAAFLGIELYEFAHMIHEGATPQRSAFLSSFFTLVGTHGLHVTFGIIWMITLIVQVWKFGLIEANQRRLLCLSMFWHFLDVVWIGVFTFVYLMGVLR
- the cyoD gene encoding cytochrome o ubiquinol oxidase subunit IV, with protein sequence MSTGTHSDHGHGGHDAHGHDSGHPESTLRGYLIGFGLSVVLTAIPFWLVMTGKLGSNDLTTIAILVLAAIQIVVHMIYFLHMTPSSEGGWTMMALIFTIVMVVITLSGSLWVMYHMNANMMPGMDPSQLP